A stretch of DNA from Anabrus simplex isolate iqAnaSimp1 chromosome 12, ASM4041472v1, whole genome shotgun sequence:
ttttatgatccacaaacacaaactatctttaaatatccgttgcctaataatttaactatctttaccgcagaattatatgccatatatcaagctctTTTATATGTCCAACAGTTACAATCCAAaaaaatatattcagcgattctcaaagtgtattaCAAGCTCTCCGATCCTTCGCCTatagtcaaaatacatatgtctacgaagttaaacaacttattttacaactcgaaacatccggttttgttataacgttaatatggattaaagggcataaccgacacgcaggcaacgatatggccgatatagcagcaaaagaagccagtgcagataccgcgaacttattacaaatcaaaatcccgaattctgacttctttccatatataaaaaatgaagctaaacacacatggtgcacaaaatggcgtttatcagctagtacgaaaggccattattactatcaaatacaaccgaatattcccacacttccgtggtttgcaaatggtacgtatacacgacgtcacattactaacatcatcagactacgttttaatcatgccttaaccccggtatatttatctcgatttcaaattacgaacgatccaacttgttcctgtggcgaACCTCTGGGCGATAGTGaccatttgttttttcattgcccccaatatgcaagccaacaggccattttaatgcagaaattaattaatgtccacgtacctttccctacacgactttcagctttgttgtatcaaccttcgcctaagatcattgctatcttaaacgaataccttgataacactcacatcaaattgtaattacgatctaaattttcagttgttttttccgacATGTTGGTGAAGTGGCATTTCTATATGTTCCGGGTGAGTGGATCTCGCGCCAAGAGTTTTATTACTCTCCAATCTTGTACAGTGCAACATGTTTCTATTGCTCAAGATTAATAGGTAATCTGTGTATTCGTCCAGTGCAGATAGTTTACTACTTTTATGAACTTACATATACACGATATCATAGTGCTTCGTTCAGTTTATCTATCTAAGTGTAATTGTGCTAAAACTGGTTATTAAGGATTTAAACGTGTGCTGTTGTGATACAAGTGAACAAATTTCATTtggctcgtgactgggaaagaatatatttggttcccaaataaatatccgcaagacaaaaCAAGAGCGCAGGTCTCTTTGGCGCAGGTGTGGCGATTTGTTTACAATTTCGAGGCAGGGTTGTTGATTTGTTATTTGCATAAATAACGGGTTTGGCTGACGGTGGTACTATAGAATGTGATCACCAAATAAAGTGGGAAATAATTGTGAAAGTTTGTCGGTGTATTTTTCCTATAGTGTACAGAAATGCCACTTCCGCAATTTCTGCGTTATCGTTTGGCAAAGCGAGGAATTTTGCCAAGTACAGGTGCAGAAGACGTGGGTCTGGGTATGTTAGTTGGAATTTGAAATTGCTACTAAGCTTATTTAGTGGATAATTCCTTCTGTAAACTTCACACACCTTTTCATATTTTACATTGATTCTTCTGAATGTTATGTAGATAACCTCTTTTAGTGCTAGTACCAATGAAGAATGAATGTTATTTGCATAATTTGGATGACTGATGGTTCCCCAACCAGGAGATTTTTAACCTCCTTGCAATCAAATGAGGCTCTTAATGACACAAAATGTTGGTTCAGGGTAAATTGTTTCTGTCTTAATTTAAGAAAAAAACCGAATCACCTGGCATTTAGTCTAAAAGAACCAAGCAGACGtggaaaacatattaaaataatatttaggaAACAGTAAACACGTATTAAAATGATGTGAAGTGATACACCAGTAACAGAGAGGAGAGATTCTTCCTCAATGCTAGCCAGGGACGCTCCGAGCTGCCTTTAAATGATTCTTATTTACATAGAGAATTAAAACCGATACTGTGTAAAAGTGCAAAAAAATTTGATCAATTTTTGGGTTGCCATCAGGCAGCTGTGATGAAGTCAAGCTTGCTTTTGCCTTTGGTAGCGCTCGCATCATGTCCGGGCAAAGGGCTGCCATCTTCCATGAAAATAAGGAAGACTGCCAGTTTGAAATTCTTATGGTGTATTTGGGGCCTGACCCTTCAATCCTTGAGGATTTTTCTGTAATTAGTGATCAATTTTAATCCATCACAGgtgaggaggtggtggtgattcttgttttaagaggaagtacaactgggcaaacatactctgttaacactaatcggaggaaaaaaatggaagggatttgactcttcaaaaaatgaagatatcggccaaagaaggacggGCCATGAAGgataagaaaatgaaagactccctacctaATAtaattggggtcggaaaagaaccagaggTGACGAAgcgtggtcggataggatagatgaaaacaaggaccctagcacaagtaagtggaaacaatgccaggactcagctaagggattaTCTGAATGCACTTAGGCAACAAGAAGTGATCATGAGATACTGACAACTCTGTTGCCTAGCAGCCAATAAGAGCCAAGCTGCAGCAGTTTTATTTACTCCCACCAAATTTGTCATGTTCTACCTTACAAATTTTAGACCATAATGTCATCTGCAAGGAAATGTTATGAGGCCGGTCACCATAAATCCAAAATTGCTCCATTGTAAACTGTATCGCTAGTTGTAAATACTGTGTTGTACTGGAagtgtgaggttcttcagtctgtcgaaacatgAACATTGAGCAGATGAAATGCCTCTGCAGGAGTGGGCGGCTGTTAACCACAACACGGTTAACATTAATGGTATCTTGTACATGTATGATCTGTTATTAAGCGATTTCTTTATCAGGTATTTTATCTTAAATTAGTTTCAACGCACAGAAGAGCCTCTCGTATAGCTGTGTGGTAGCAGCAGAAGTCATCACTGTCTCTTTACAGTAGAGAAACCTGCTCCCACTGCTGTTACTCCCACACCTGCTGCCGCTGCTCCTCCAGCTGCCACCGAAGCTCCTCAACCGGCAGCGGCCTCTCTCGGGGAAGAAGTTATTGCCGAAGACTACGATACCAATCCCAAGAAAACCAAGAATGGCTCCGTGGAGGAATCCGATGCTGACAACCTTCTCAACGAGATGCAGCTCAAGTTATGGGTAAGATATTCACTTTGTGGGAGGGACAGCTAAGTGCATTTAACACGACAGGCTAACATGAACTTCATAAACTGGCATTCTGAGATGTTTCTCTTACTCATGATTCTTATTTATAGGGGGACAAATAGGGATGAGAAACAAGAGCACGCTTCTTGCGTAAAGTGGTAGACCAATAGTCAGGAGGTGCTTTGGTCTTCCATTCCCAGATGTAGGCAAATCACAAGACTGATAGCGATATATCATTTCGTTTGAACCTGAGCCTGTGATTTATGGTGGACAGGAAAGTTCTGTGCCTTTCTCTTCATAATTTACTCCCTATCATTTTTAGGACACATTTGTCAATATCAAGAGAAAGCCACAGGCTCGAGATTATTTTGCAGATGACCTAGaaaataaaatgcaataatattTGGGGGGAATTAacttattttcaaaaataaaaatacattgggCGTGATTCTTCGTTGGAAGAGCAACGAATAATGTCAACGCAGTCAAACACAAGCTAGTAGCTGTTTGTTTAATAAGGAGTTTTACTGTTAAAAACAAAGGTTTTATATAATTTGAGAGCCAGCCAGAAGAAGTTGACACAAGCCTACCATTAATTACTTACTTCTGTAAGCGGTGAAGAACTttatcctctgctgatagaaactTGCTCCACACTAACAACATCATGTTGATCAGTGGTGTTTTCACTCTTTGCAGGGCCACCCTGGCTGCCCAAACAAGTACAACATATACCACGAGTGCTCGGCATTCTGCAAGGAGCGCTGGGGTGCTGGCCACGTTGAGATGGACCCCAAATACCTTAAGCTACGTCAGAAGATGCTGATCAAGTACCCTCTTCCTCTCAACTGGGTCGAGGTCTATGATCCTGGAACGTACGTAACATTAGACAGCTTGCAATATAAACATAGGTTTCTAATAAAAGAAAAATCTAATTACTATACAAAAATAATGGAATATTCTATTTGTGCTTATAGAAATGTATGCTAATTAAAGTTGGCAAGTTATGTTGTgtataatttttttcattttaatctATTTTTCTCTACCATACTTCTTCTGGACAAATATGTCAATGACTTCctgattaccaggcgagttggccatgcagttaggggcacgtggctgtgaacttgcatccgggagatagcgggttcgaatcccactgtcggcagccctgaaatggatttccgtggtttaccgtttaccattttcacaccagttaaatgctggccatggccacttccttccaacttctaggcctttcctatcccatcgttgccataagacctatctgtgtcagtgcaatgtaaagccactagcaaaaaaaaatcttcctaaCTGAAGTGTCCATAACAAGTTATTGCCAAAGCTGTCAGTCTCTCTTCcaaaaatgaaagttgagaaacGCCTTTCACCTTGTGTAGCTGCCGTCGGTATTGTCACAAGGATCTTCAACAGTTTAAGACTGTGTTCTTATTCAGGCGTGTGTTTGAGTAGGGCTGCTACCTATGCCTAGCACTTCTTGCAACATTTCCAGCATCGGTACTGAAGGAGTTAACCGTTCCTGTGATAGTTTTGACTATTTCTTAATCAGTGATTTATTGAATTTTATCACTTTAATGGTTATAGAGCTTTGTGCATCAGACCCACTGATTATTTTCAATTCATCTGCATGTTCCCCATCTCATATTGTGCCATCAGAAGCTGTTAGTACCCATAAAACACCAATTGTCCTCAtctttatcaccgagctcgatagctgcagtcgcgtaagtgtggccagtatccggtattcaggagatagtgggttcgaatcccaccgttggcagccctgaatatggtttaccgtggtgtcccattttcataccaggctaatgctggggctgtaccttaaatcaggccacagcctcttctttcccactcctaagcctttcctgtcccattgtcgccataagacttacctgtatcggtgcgacgtaaagcaacttgtaaaaaaaaaaccaaaaaaacgtTATCATCATTGTTCCTTTACAAAACTGTTGCCTTTTAGGGGCCGCTACTACTATTGGGAGTACGAGAGCGACTTCGTGTCCTGGCTGCCTCCCGGTCATCCTCGCGCGGTCATTTCGGAGTCTGCCCCCTTCCTGAGAGACGCCCTCCACCAGGAGGAGCAGGAGGACGAGGAAGAGGAGGAGAGGAGAAAGAGCAGCGAGtcagaggaagatgaagaagatgacgtAAGACATAAGTTCCTATATAGTGTGATCATTTCTGGACTGCAGCAAACCTCTTCATCCTGTATCTTGAGGCCTTCCTCATGGAACATTCAGTCTACCCAGTTCTAATGTGTCCAGCAAACTCCTTCCCAAAACAAGCTGTTGGTCAAATCCCACTTCTGGTTTTCTCTACACCAGATTGTAGGAACTATTGTCTGGTGCTGTCATCTAGGTCaagatttatacagtgtcatcttgaaGCCAGAGGAGGTGATGAACAGAGTGGTGGAATTGTGATGCTGCCGGAAGGTGTTATGATGTCTGTGTGGTCAGTACCAATGTGGAGATACATTTTTTTGCTCATATTTAACCCTAGACCGGGtgcgccaatttctgtcacactaccgggcgtgcggttgactttgtcaactagttacgttttcagtcgtttacaggcttccaatcgcataaacatttcatttaacggcattttatcttttgtttcaatgttattctccaaataaaatgaaaaacttgtattagtgattaatatgaatgtacttaaaatggataatcatgaacaCGAGAACTAATTCTGATAGAGATATGAATACTGTGCCTATTtaatgagttaagcagtagatacataattaaatttaaataatgatcatattttaatatttgcacaattatacaatgaaaagatcagatataatagcaaaaaaatgactggatgaaaaataaactttgttgccatgTGCAAGAAATCTTTCACCCCTTATCCCCCGAGCAATGCCATAAGTTcactgcggttcgcaaatttagcatcgcgctcaggctgtaattcacttcctcctgCTTCCTAGAAATGTACTAATTAGTCCAGTATAATATTTCATCGACAATCTCAgcgtttatcaactgcatgaaacatTCAATTTCTGTTGATATATTCCTCGCCTCCCCTTCCGGTCCcggcagtatttttacaataagCCTTGCTTTTACCCTCaaagtaagttttgaaaagtccgtcgaGGACCACATTGTTCCTGCATCTCTCCCGAAGATAAATTCCATTTCGTTATAGTCTTCCTCGGCCTCCTGctccgtatcactgttatgatcctgatccaatacgtttataatttcctcctccccatccgaaaaatctgaggcagagtcctctatttcatcagacaactggctcaaaatgtcaggtatgtcttcatcactgacaaaacaagacctaaaatagaaatatactacattTAATTACGGctgactttgcctaattacccAAAAAGTACAGAAGAAAGGacatttttaaagaaataaattttacttacatgaccaggcgcgcggttgactttgtcaaccagtttcAGATCCCAAGAGTTCACTCGAAATTATTACACATgtatcgcttccactgttgtcgaaactcgactgaactgaaggtcaagagtgagagcaaaggtattagttgcaaggtggtgaaagactgacagttctaggaattacggcaTAAAATAGCACGCTGGTTGACAAAAACAAtcagcgcgcccggtctagggttaaccTCATCTTCCAAAGGTCTTATTTTGCCAGCACTTCAGCTTCAGTCTCACCCTATAACATGATGTTATCAGCAAAGACTAAAGCATTTGTTGTCGTATTTTTCTTTTAGCAGTCGTTATTATCTTATCCTTTACAGTAATGAAGAGTCTCTGGGTAGAGATCTCTTGACTTCCGCCACTTCTTTCTTCTGCCTCAGGCTTTCCCAAATGCCTTCTGAGAATGAAGGAAAACAGCAATAATGTCTTATTCTTTTCCCAGTACTTGTCAGAGAGCATTCGGGTAGCAAAGGTCTCGCTGTTCTCCTTTTTGTTCGGCAGTATGTATTTTCTTATTTTGGTTCCAAGATTGGGCTCTTTTCAGACCATGAGAGAGCAGACAGTGCACAGGAGGCTGCTAGTCACCA
This window harbors:
- the PQBP1 gene encoding polyglutamine-binding protein 1, which produces MPLPQFLRYRLAKRGILPSTGAEDVGLVEKPAPTAVTPTPAAAAPPAATEAPQPAAASLGEEVIAEDYDTNPKKTKNGSVEESDADNLLNEMQLKLWGHPGCPNKYNIYHECSAFCKERWGAGHVEMDPKYLKLRQKMLIKYPLPLNWVEVYDPGTGRYYYWEYESDFVSWLPPGHPRAVISESAPFLRDALHQEEQEDEEEEERRKSSESEEDEEDDDSVEERQERHKDDKGRKRYRDDERRSEKSSGDERKREGHDRHKSKSWRKDSDDEDGKEPRPKDRKREGSDRHKEDKDRKREGYEKKSWKKAFDKTLDPMDPAAYSDTPRGSWSSGIERKNEAKTGADTTASGPLYQMRPYPSPGDVLRANSKSKHSHEKPSKGRRDST